From Acidovorax sp. FHTAMBA, one genomic window encodes:
- a CDS encoding single-stranded DNA-binding protein, with amino-acid sequence MSTHFSGEGNIGSPPEYREFPNGNDEPRRLLRLNVYFDNPVPTKGGDFEDRGGFWAPVEIWHREAAHWKDLYQKGMRVLVVGRMEREPWTDNEDQPRETWQINARSVGILPYRIESVALSPKPQDAEPKPQATQEPAAPKEAKRRK; translated from the coding sequence ATGAGCACGCATTTTTCGGGCGAAGGCAACATCGGCTCGCCCCCCGAGTACCGGGAGTTCCCCAACGGCAACGACGAACCGCGGCGCCTGCTGCGGCTGAACGTGTACTTCGACAACCCCGTCCCCACCAAGGGCGGCGACTTCGAGGATCGCGGCGGCTTCTGGGCGCCGGTGGAGATCTGGCACCGCGAGGCCGCGCACTGGAAGGACCTCTACCAGAAAGGCATGCGCGTGCTGGTCGTCGGCCGCATGGAGCGCGAACCCTGGACGGACAACGAAGATCAGCCGCGCGAGACCTGGCAGATCAACGCGCGCAGCGTCGGCATCCTGCCGTACCGCATCGAGTCCGTGGCCCTCAGCCCGAAGCCGCAGGACGCTGAGCCGAAGCCCCAGGCCACCCAGGAACCGGCTGCCCCGAAAGAGGCCAAGCGCAGGAAGTAA
- a CDS encoding site-specific DNA-methyltransferase yields MQPPTCRWLDRTHAGDCLGLLERMRSDGVRIQTCVTSPPYFGLRSYLPPDHPDKHLEIGACRTPEQYIGRLVRVFRAVRDLLADDGTLWIVIGDSYAAPRTYQAASSKGGAKHGTAQAAAGAIWPAGDVKAKDMLGIPWMLAFALRRDGWYLRQDLIWHKPNTMPESVADRCTRSHEHIFLLSKRPRYYFDQAAIREPSTDPRGPGNLRPVRQPPGERATSANANLRGGLHRIGARALRNKRDVWTVATRPFRDSHFAVFPDRLIVPCILAGSRAGDTVLDPFIGSGTTGAVALRLQRHFIGCELVRSFIDQQRLH; encoded by the coding sequence ATGCAACCGCCCACGTGCCGTTGGCTGGACCGGACCCACGCCGGGGACTGCCTGGGTCTGCTGGAGCGCATGCGCTCGGACGGCGTGCGGATACAGACCTGCGTCACCAGCCCGCCGTACTTCGGACTGCGCAGCTACCTCCCGCCGGACCATCCCGACAAGCACCTGGAGATCGGCGCGTGCCGCACGCCCGAGCAGTACATCGGGCGCCTGGTTCGCGTGTTCCGGGCGGTGCGCGACCTGCTGGCCGACGACGGCACGCTGTGGATCGTGATCGGGGACAGCTACGCGGCACCGCGCACCTACCAGGCCGCGAGCAGCAAGGGCGGCGCCAAGCACGGCACGGCCCAGGCCGCCGCCGGCGCGATCTGGCCTGCGGGCGACGTGAAGGCGAAGGACATGCTGGGCATCCCGTGGATGCTGGCGTTCGCACTGCGGCGCGACGGCTGGTATCTGCGCCAGGACCTGATCTGGCACAAGCCCAACACCATGCCCGAGAGCGTGGCCGACCGCTGCACGCGCTCGCACGAGCACATCTTCCTGCTGTCCAAGCGCCCCCGCTACTACTTCGACCAAGCCGCCATCCGCGAGCCCTCGACCGACCCGCGCGGACCCGGCAACCTGCGGCCCGTGCGCCAGCCGCCCGGCGAACGCGCCACCAGCGCCAACGCCAACCTGCGGGGCGGCCTGCACCGGATCGGCGCCCGCGCCCTGCGCAACAAGCGCGATGTCTGGACCGTGGCCACCCGGCCGTTCAGGGACAGCCACTTCGCGGTGTTTCCCGACCGCCTGATCGTCCCCTGCATCCTGGCCGGTTCCCGCGCGGGGGACACGGTGCTGGATCCCTTCATCGGCAGCGGCACCACCGGCGCCGTGGCCTTGCGACTTCAGCGGCATTTCATCGGCTGCGAACTCGTCCGGTCGTTCATCGACCAGCAGCGCCTGCACTGA
- a CDS encoding DUF3158 family protein produces the protein MSDPNHEARHFRRLEQGAFMKLEHAASLKGLLKPFKGKGDLEDWASQCFALRDELIALAQRQVLAQACRHPFHLLPVELAQQTTGAGTTFLRWRRHDRSAMGVALWQELMASTSTPVNLLADLHAIELQRIVLNLQISLLHTLGRQARECASKAAQADDAYLRRMTAVASRRSGAREP, from the coding sequence ATGAGCGACCCGAACCACGAAGCCCGCCACTTCCGTCGTCTGGAACAGGGCGCCTTCATGAAGCTGGAACACGCGGCCTCTCTAAAGGGCCTTTTGAAGCCTTTTAAGGGTAAGGGGGATCTTGAGGACTGGGCCAGCCAATGCTTCGCCCTGCGCGACGAGTTGATCGCCCTGGCGCAGCGGCAAGTGCTGGCGCAGGCGTGCAGGCACCCCTTCCACCTGCTGCCCGTCGAACTGGCCCAGCAGACCACTGGCGCAGGAACGACGTTCCTCCGCTGGCGCAGGCACGACCGTTCAGCCATGGGCGTGGCCCTGTGGCAGGAGCTGATGGCCAGCACCAGCACGCCGGTCAACCTGCTCGCCGACCTGCACGCGATCGAACTGCAGCGCATCGTGCTGAACCTGCAGATCAGCCTGCTGCACACCCTGGGCAGGCAGGCCCGGGAATGCGCCAGCAAGGCCGCGCAGGCCGATGACGCCTATCTGCGCCGGATGACAGCGGTCGCCAGCCGCCGCTCGGGCGCACGGGAACCGTGA
- a CDS encoding PFL_4669 family integrating conjugative element protein has translation MATNEPLQLNLGSLRSAMSLTLHTHHASRIWHGRAAAEGRPGIVGLNGYIAVMNKMKRGSEQDDPYSDWWMLRIEDKLDQTKATLQSLREQVDQALAGVPAALSLGENLNVQPVKLPLFVNAQLGFAAVYLLADYDDIARKLILAHHTALIDRSTLERWLNDGAHALRSLFSLAQQYRYSGTTRADFASRNAAARAALEKFGELPQEVLEGTRRSKFAPPVVRRGLQQRGDSSAATAPSSDEATAADPAKASTGEDDPA, from the coding sequence ATGGCCACCAATGAACCCTTGCAGTTGAACCTCGGTTCGCTGCGCAGCGCGATGTCGCTGACGCTGCACACCCACCACGCCTCGCGCATCTGGCATGGCCGCGCCGCCGCCGAGGGGCGGCCGGGCATCGTCGGCCTGAACGGCTACATCGCCGTCATGAACAAGATGAAACGCGGTTCGGAACAGGACGACCCGTACAGCGACTGGTGGATGCTGCGCATCGAAGACAAGCTCGACCAGACCAAGGCAACGCTGCAATCGCTGCGCGAGCAGGTGGACCAGGCGCTGGCCGGAGTGCCCGCGGCATTGAGCCTGGGCGAGAACCTCAACGTGCAGCCCGTCAAGCTCCCGCTCTTCGTCAACGCCCAGCTCGGCTTTGCCGCGGTCTATCTCCTGGCCGACTACGACGACATCGCCCGCAAGCTGATCCTCGCCCACCACACCGCGCTCATCGACCGCAGCACGCTGGAGCGCTGGCTCAACGATGGCGCGCATGCGCTGCGCAGCCTGTTCTCGCTGGCCCAGCAGTACCGCTACTCGGGCACGACGCGCGCCGACTTCGCCTCCAGGAATGCCGCAGCGCGGGCGGCGCTGGAGAAGTTCGGCGAGTTGCCGCAGGAGGTGCTCGAAGGCACGCGCCGCTCGAAGTTCGCGCCGCCTGTCGTGCGCCGTGGCCTGCAGCAGCGCGGCGACAGTTCTGCCGCGACCGCGCCTTCCAGCGACGAAGCCACCGCCGCCGATCCGGCCAAGGCCAGCACCGGCGAGGACGATCCGGCATGA
- a CDS encoding STY4528 family pathogenicity island replication protein, whose protein sequence is MDDTPPRAPRHGPVALADLFDGALKQLAPAPGTPAPGDGFLFSGNRHESVPRRLFLDRRLTPLERNAWQVCRLMLNDDGVTAFPTYEQLRPWLASMPCAGQASHETVARALTLLRLTRWLSLVRRRRDPKTGRILGNLYVLHDEPLTPFEAMQLDADYLQLISHALGHSAKAVQMVGLNALKEIAEDPLLSGRTLPSRLQLLAERLARQGIDASESYPQEGTVHDSEEGVSDLLRNEAAPSSESEAGSKPAPDHALRNPKQDRTVRSSRIHEVRTTARAAHGLRLPERFLALKEEQQAGALVALQQVDAPLRQAVLDEWAERCRGATVRNPAGYLFGIIQRAIRGEFNAWTKQTDTAPTTPAAARAPPEPPRNVVPPEVARQHIDRLRELLRKT, encoded by the coding sequence GTGGACGACACCCCACCACGCGCACCACGCCACGGCCCCGTCGCCCTCGCCGATCTGTTCGACGGTGCCCTGAAGCAACTCGCGCCCGCACCCGGCACACCTGCGCCCGGTGACGGCTTCCTGTTCAGCGGCAACCGGCACGAGAGTGTGCCGAGGCGACTCTTCCTCGACCGCCGACTGACGCCGCTGGAGCGCAACGCCTGGCAGGTGTGCCGGCTGATGCTCAACGACGATGGCGTCACCGCGTTCCCCACCTATGAGCAGTTGCGCCCCTGGCTGGCGTCGATGCCGTGCGCGGGACAGGCCTCCCACGAGACCGTGGCGCGGGCGCTGACGCTGCTGCGCCTCACGCGCTGGCTGAGCCTGGTGCGCAGGCGCCGGGACCCCAAGACCGGCCGCATCCTCGGCAACCTCTACGTCCTGCACGACGAGCCCCTGACGCCCTTCGAAGCGATGCAGCTCGACGCGGACTATTTGCAGCTCATCAGCCACGCCCTCGGGCATTCGGCCAAGGCCGTCCAGATGGTGGGACTCAACGCCCTCAAGGAGATCGCGGAAGACCCGCTGCTGTCCGGCCGCACGCTGCCGTCGCGGCTGCAGCTGCTCGCCGAGCGCCTGGCCCGCCAGGGCATCGACGCTTCCGAAAGTTATCCACAGGAGGGTACCGTCCACGATTCCGAAGAAGGGGTTTCGGACCTTCTTCGGAATGAAGCTGCGCCGTCTTCGGAATCCGAAGCAGGCTCGAAACCCGCGCCAGACCACGCTCTTCGGAATCCGAAGCAGGACCGTACTGTACGTAGTAGTCGTATCCATGAAGTACGTACTACCGCGCGCGCGGCGCATGGCCTGCGTCTGCCCGAGCGCTTCCTTGCCTTGAAGGAAGAACAGCAGGCAGGCGCGCTGGTGGCGCTGCAGCAGGTCGACGCGCCATTGCGGCAGGCCGTGCTGGACGAATGGGCCGAGCGCTGTCGCGGCGCGACCGTCCGCAACCCTGCCGGGTATCTGTTCGGCATCATCCAGCGCGCCATCCGCGGAGAGTTCAATGCCTGGACCAAGCAAACCGACACGGCACCAACGACACCTGCGGCCGCGCGGGCGCCTCCGGAGCCACCGCGCAACGTGGTTCCACCCGAGGTGGCCCGGCAGCACATCGACCGGCTGCGCGAGCTGCTGCGCAAGACCTGA
- a CDS encoding DUF2857 domain-containing protein: protein MPASHPLNQAVIAQALYDLRNGQLRRCKSMGFGEEELDALKHPALISVLANASVSWCSVSVNREVLKRLLKQAHDVEKEIATVDRMLRLGASTEMVSRFYGLTHQEVALRRGILGLPKRKGRHPVLDETQDTALWRQWKAVTSSRNVDLEDETSILGAAMDLAEGMSLPLSVVWAAIKNWVDQGLG, encoded by the coding sequence ATGCCTGCATCACACCCGCTCAACCAGGCCGTCATCGCCCAGGCGCTCTATGACCTGCGCAACGGGCAACTGCGCCGGTGCAAATCAATGGGGTTCGGCGAGGAAGAACTGGATGCGCTCAAGCATCCCGCCCTCATCAGCGTACTGGCCAACGCCAGCGTCTCCTGGTGCTCCGTCTCCGTGAACCGCGAGGTGCTCAAGCGGCTGTTGAAGCAGGCGCACGACGTGGAGAAGGAGATCGCCACGGTCGACCGCATGTTGCGCCTCGGTGCCAGCACGGAGATGGTGAGCCGCTTCTACGGCCTCACCCATCAGGAGGTCGCCCTGCGCCGCGGTATTCTCGGTCTGCCCAAGCGCAAGGGACGCCATCCGGTCCTGGACGAAACCCAGGACACGGCGTTGTGGCGGCAATGGAAGGCCGTGACCAGCAGCAGAAACGTCGATCTGGAGGACGAGACCTCGATTCTCGGCGCGGCGATGGACCTGGCCGAAGGCATGTCGCTGCCGCTGTCGGTGGTCTGGGCCGCGATCAAGAACTGGGTCGATCAGGGCTTGGGATAG
- a CDS encoding ParB family protein, with product MADMTPQDMAGKLLAAGFERSGPSATVLSDPIADTPMVVTLDQLRPYDHDPRVKRNPAYEEIKASIRERGLDAAPAITRRPGDAHYIIRNGGNTRLAILRELWSETKDEQFFRISCLFRPWPERGEIVALTGHLAENELRGGLTFIERALGVEKAREFYELESGNPLSQSELARRLAADGYPVQQSHVSRMADAVRYLLPAIPTMLYAGLGRHQVERLSVMRKACMLTWERYAKGRSLVQDFDDFFQEVLSHFDAQGDEFSSQRVQDELIGQMSELLGIDYDVLALDLTESESRHRALVSDPTPPSAPPALPEPGTVARPPAAPAPSTTTPAAAAPTRDREDGSVTGNPSPGSSASVAGDRLQEHIVSPAPTTERLRSIQRMVADQLGDALPPDFSANVLQSIPVQAGGLYPISDVWYIDPGLDTPDRLRIHIAQFAREIAGEADLDECIDDRPDGIGFACRAYTQAPSPLGRAVLALLACLAGQPPADVGVDGGQVAIDLPTLLHGQGDAARRLSDTALVKLFRLLRLARRLLDLGAGTMDSGT from the coding sequence ATGGCTGACATGACCCCCCAGGACATGGCCGGCAAGCTCCTCGCCGCCGGGTTCGAGCGCAGCGGCCCATCGGCCACGGTGCTCAGCGACCCGATTGCCGACACGCCCATGGTCGTCACCCTGGACCAGTTGCGCCCCTATGACCACGACCCGCGCGTCAAGCGCAATCCCGCCTACGAAGAAATCAAGGCCTCCATCCGCGAACGCGGCCTGGATGCGGCGCCGGCCATCACGCGGCGGCCCGGCGATGCGCACTACATCATCCGCAACGGCGGCAACACCCGGCTGGCGATCCTGCGCGAACTCTGGTCGGAGACCAAGGACGAACAGTTCTTCCGCATATCTTGTCTATTCCGGCCTTGGCCCGAGCGCGGTGAAATCGTCGCGCTGACCGGGCACCTCGCCGAAAACGAACTGCGCGGCGGTCTCACGTTCATCGAGCGCGCCCTCGGTGTCGAGAAGGCGCGCGAGTTCTACGAACTGGAGAGCGGCAACCCCCTAAGCCAGTCCGAACTGGCCCGCCGCCTGGCCGCCGACGGCTATCCCGTGCAGCAGTCCCACGTCAGCCGCATGGCCGATGCGGTGCGCTACCTGCTGCCCGCGATTCCGACCATGCTCTATGCTGGGCTCGGCCGCCACCAGGTCGAACGCCTGTCGGTCATGCGCAAAGCCTGCATGCTCACCTGGGAGCGCTACGCCAAGGGCCGCTCCCTGGTACAGGACTTCGACGACTTCTTCCAGGAAGTGCTGTCGCACTTCGACGCCCAAGGCGACGAGTTCTCATCGCAGCGTGTGCAGGACGAACTGATCGGCCAGATGTCCGAACTGCTGGGCATCGACTACGATGTGCTGGCGCTGGATCTCACCGAATCCGAGAGCCGCCACCGCGCCTTGGTCAGCGACCCGACGCCACCATCGGCGCCGCCCGCACTGCCAGAGCCTGGAACCGTCGCCCGCCCGCCGGCCGCCCCCGCGCCATCCACCACGACGCCGGCAGCCGCGGCTCCCACGCGCGATCGCGAGGACGGTTCGGTTACAGGCAATCCGTCCCCAGGGAGCTCCGCGTCCGTGGCTGGTGACCGGCTTCAGGAGCACATCGTCTCGCCGGCGCCGACGACCGAGCGACTGCGGTCCATCCAGCGCATGGTCGCCGATCAGCTGGGCGATGCGCTGCCGCCCGATTTCTCGGCCAATGTGCTGCAGTCCATCCCGGTGCAGGCCGGTGGGCTCTATCCCATCTCCGATGTCTGGTACATCGACCCCGGCCTGGACACGCCCGACCGCTTGCGCATCCACATCGCGCAGTTCGCGCGCGAGATCGCGGGCGAGGCAGATCTGGACGAGTGCATTGATGACCGTCCAGACGGCATCGGCTTCGCATGCCGTGCCTACACCCAGGCCCCGTCGCCGCTGGGCCGCGCCGTGCTCGCGCTGCTGGCCTGCCTGGCCGGCCAGCCGCCTGCAGACGTTGGTGTGGACGGCGGGCAAGTCGCCATCGACCTGCCAACGCTTCTGCATGGCCAGGGCGATGCTGCCCGGCGGTTGAGCGACACCGCGCTGGTCAAGCTGTTCCGGCTGTTGCGGCTGGCCCGGCGCCTGTTGGACTTGGGGGCCGGGACCATGGATTCCGGGACGTGA
- a CDS encoding ParA family protein, with amino-acid sequence MQVVSVISTKGGVGKTTTAANLGGLAADAGLRVLLLDLDVQPTLSSYFTLDAQAPAGIYEMLAFNERRIEQLVSRTAIAGLDLVLSNDDRGELNTLLLHAPDGRLRLRHLLPTLEPLYDLLLIDTQGARSVLLEMAVLASDLALSPVTPEILAARELRRGTLQLIEDIAPYRHFGIEPPPLHLLINRVHPVSSNARLIQQALRDLFQEHGGIRVLATDVPAIEAYPRAATRGLPVHRVEHRQPPGRVAPAALDTMRALAIELFPHWLARFELVTGRPDARATAGGASHGKRP; translated from the coding sequence ATGCAGGTGGTTTCAGTTATCTCGACGAAAGGCGGCGTGGGCAAGACGACCACAGCTGCCAACCTTGGTGGCCTTGCTGCCGACGCAGGCCTGCGCGTGCTGCTGCTGGATCTCGACGTACAGCCCACGCTATCAAGCTATTTCACCCTTGATGCGCAGGCGCCGGCCGGCATCTACGAGATGCTGGCGTTCAACGAGCGGCGCATCGAGCAACTGGTCTCGCGCACCGCCATCGCGGGCCTGGACCTGGTGCTGTCGAACGACGACCGCGGCGAACTGAACACGCTGCTGCTGCATGCCCCAGACGGGCGCCTGCGGCTGCGCCACCTACTGCCGACGCTGGAGCCACTGTATGACCTGCTGCTGATCGACACCCAGGGCGCGCGCTCCGTCCTGCTGGAGATGGCGGTGCTGGCCTCAGACCTGGCACTGTCTCCCGTGACCCCGGAAATCCTCGCGGCGCGCGAGTTGAGACGGGGCACGCTGCAACTGATCGAGGACATCGCGCCGTACCGGCACTTCGGGATCGAACCGCCGCCGCTGCACTTGCTCATCAACCGCGTGCATCCAGTGTCGTCGAACGCGCGGCTGATCCAGCAGGCCCTGCGCGACCTGTTCCAGGAACACGGGGGCATCCGCGTATTGGCTACCGATGTGCCAGCCATCGAAGCGTATCCCCGCGCCGCGACGCGCGGCCTGCCGGTGCATCGGGTCGAGCATCGCCAGCCACCGGGCAGAGTCGCGCCCGCGGCGCTCGACACGATGCGTGCACTCGCCATTGAGTTGTTCCCTCACTGGCTCGCGCGCTTCGAACTCGTGACCGGTCGACCAGACGCGAGGGCCACGGCGGGGGGCGCAAGCCATGGCAAGCGCCCATGA
- a CDS encoding AlpA family transcriptional regulator, translated as MSSQTNAPAVPAEHRILRRAEVEAKTGFKRAHIYSLMKEGKFPKALRLGVRAVGWDSVEIDSWITERLKERA; from the coding sequence ATGTCTTCGCAGACCAACGCGCCGGCTGTGCCGGCGGAGCACCGCATCCTGCGCCGCGCTGAAGTCGAGGCCAAGACCGGCTTCAAACGCGCACACATTTACAGCCTCATGAAGGAAGGTAAGTTCCCCAAGGCGCTGCGTCTGGGGGTGCGCGCGGTAGGCTGGGATTCGGTCGAGATCGACTCGTGGATCACCGAGCGACTCAAGGAGCGGGCCTGA
- a CDS encoding LysR substrate-binding domain-containing protein, whose protein sequence is MHLRQIRAFITVAEELHFGRAAKRLHIEQSPLSRTIRRLESDLGVTLLHRPPRGVHLTLAGQLFLEDARRILLAVEQAQARAKAVAVGYHCTLRVGLSGDIGQTRLSTLLALCREEAPQVKIQLSEMPLTQLVHGLGATLFDAGFAMLDQAEAGIVSAPVWNDPFVVALPARHPLLAFKEVPLEEAVSYPLVLCDPQACQGCSLQRERLFRTVDAQPAMVEYVATHGLMLAFVAAGYGVGLSTAAHLAACQQPDVVSRPLAGQTAVLTTFVLRAEGDVTEPLRHFINRAERVGRQDTGDLRRI, encoded by the coding sequence ATGCATCTGCGTCAGATTCGAGCTTTCATCACCGTGGCCGAAGAATTGCACTTTGGCCGGGCCGCGAAGCGCTTGCACATCGAGCAGTCGCCGCTGTCGCGCACCATCCGCAGGCTGGAGTCGGATCTGGGCGTTACGCTATTGCATCGCCCGCCCCGCGGCGTGCACCTGACCTTGGCCGGTCAACTCTTCCTGGAGGATGCCCGTCGAATCCTGCTGGCCGTCGAGCAAGCACAGGCACGGGCAAAGGCTGTTGCAGTGGGGTATCACTGCACATTGCGTGTCGGTTTGTCGGGCGACATTGGGCAAACGCGGCTATCAACATTGCTTGCGCTGTGCCGGGAGGAGGCACCGCAGGTGAAGATCCAACTTTCCGAGATGCCGCTGACCCAACTGGTGCATGGTCTGGGCGCGACCTTGTTTGACGCCGGCTTTGCGATGCTTGACCAAGCGGAGGCTGGGATCGTGTCTGCGCCAGTGTGGAATGACCCCTTCGTGGTGGCCCTACCCGCACGGCATCCGCTGTTGGCCTTCAAGGAGGTACCGCTGGAGGAAGCGGTGAGCTATCCGCTGGTGCTGTGCGACCCACAAGCGTGCCAAGGTTGCAGCCTGCAGCGCGAACGACTGTTCCGTACGGTGGATGCGCAACCGGCTATGGTCGAGTACGTCGCTACCCATGGACTGATGCTTGCGTTTGTGGCTGCCGGGTATGGCGTTGGCCTTTCAACTGCCGCGCACCTGGCGGCTTGCCAGCAGCCGGACGTGGTCTCCCGTCCCTTGGCCGGTCAAACCGCAGTACTGACCACCTTTGTGCTGCGGGCCGAGGGAGATGTTACAGAGCCGCTGCGCCATTTCATCAACCGGGCCGAGCGCGTCGGCCGCCAGGACACAGGCGATCTCCGCCGGATTTGA
- a CDS encoding 2Fe-2S iron-sulfur cluster binding domain-containing protein — MSFSVAIRNTSERYVCRPDQTLLGGMEQLGRKGIPVGCRGGGCGVCKVRIESGAVRSERMSRCHVSAEEEAQGFVLACRAYPQSDLALRAVERLARCIERHAARPAPTASRSLT, encoded by the coding sequence ATGAGCTTCTCGGTTGCCATTCGCAATACCAGCGAGCGCTATGTCTGCCGCCCTGACCAGACTCTGCTCGGCGGCATGGAGCAACTCGGCCGCAAGGGCATCCCGGTCGGCTGCCGCGGTGGTGGCTGCGGCGTGTGCAAGGTGCGCATCGAGTCCGGTGCAGTACGCAGCGAACGTATGAGCCGCTGCCACGTCAGCGCCGAGGAGGAGGCACAAGGATTCGTGCTCGCCTGCCGCGCCTATCCCCAGAGCGATCTCGCGCTGCGCGCTGTCGAGAGACTGGCGCGCTGCATCGAGCGCCATGCCGCTCGCCCGGCTCCCACCGCTTCCCGCTCCCTCACCTGA
- a CDS encoding catechol 2,3-dioxygenase, whose protein sequence is MAITGIIRPGHVQLRVLDIEAAVRHYRDVIGLIETARDPQGRIYLKAWDEHDHHSVVLREADTAGMDFMGFRVDSPATLAKLAADVKASGLATDMQWIEAGEHLRTGQRFRFTVPTGHAIELFAEKEKVGNGMPYENPEVYPDDLKGMAPSRFDHCLLYGDDLDGTMKLFIDVLGFQLAESVVAGPERMHIAAFLSCSTKPHDIAFIRHPEKNKFHHASFLLDNWGEVLKAADIITKRRVSLDIGPTRHGITRGETIYFFDPSGNRNEVFSGGYIYYPDKPPLVWTDDELGRAIFYHDRKLNENFLSVLT, encoded by the coding sequence ATGGCAATCACCGGCATCATCCGCCCAGGACACGTTCAGCTTCGCGTGCTCGACATAGAGGCCGCCGTCCGGCACTACCGCGACGTCATAGGCCTGATCGAGACCGCTCGCGATCCCCAGGGCCGCATCTATCTCAAGGCTTGGGACGAGCACGACCACCACAGCGTGGTGCTGCGTGAGGCCGACACGGCCGGCATGGATTTCATGGGCTTTCGCGTCGATTCGCCAGCCACGCTGGCAAAGCTCGCGGCCGACGTCAAGGCCAGCGGCCTGGCCACGGACATGCAATGGATCGAGGCCGGCGAACACCTGCGCACCGGCCAGCGCTTCCGCTTCACCGTGCCCACCGGTCACGCGATCGAACTCTTCGCCGAAAAGGAAAAAGTCGGCAACGGCATGCCCTACGAGAACCCCGAGGTCTATCCCGACGATCTCAAGGGCATGGCACCCTCGCGCTTCGACCACTGCCTGCTGTACGGCGACGACCTCGATGGCACGATGAAGCTATTCATCGACGTGCTGGGCTTCCAGCTCGCCGAGAGCGTGGTGGCCGGCCCCGAGCGCATGCATATCGCGGCCTTCCTGAGTTGCTCGACCAAGCCACACGACATCGCCTTCATCCGCCATCCGGAGAAGAACAAGTTCCACCACGCCTCCTTCCTGCTGGACAACTGGGGCGAGGTGCTGAAGGCGGCGGACATCATCACCAAGAGGCGCGTATCGCTCGACATCGGCCCTACGCGCCACGGCATCACGCGCGGCGAGACCATCTATTTCTTCGATCCGAGCGGCAACCGCAACGAGGTGTTCTCGGGCGGCTACATCTACTACCCGGACAAGCCGCCGCTGGTGTGGACCGACGACGAACTCGGACGCGCGATCTTCTATCACGACCGCAAACTCAACGAAAACTTCCTGAGTGTTCTGACCTGA